The Malus sylvestris chromosome 14, drMalSylv7.2, whole genome shotgun sequence genome segment TCATCTTCTATATCTCAAGAGTTTGTCCAAAGTGGTATGGTTTTGCTATCGAACTGGGTTCGAGTTCAAACTTTgtctaggaaaaaaaaaatggagtaattaggttttcatccttatttttactactctattgattaaaaccttattacttttcaatttttgatcaaggtcctttgtattaataatatcattaattatttcaataataaaatattttttatttctaaatatattcatttaatattaaaaatgttacaattagtatatttatatttatggctaaattttttatcatatatttttatttttagtttgtacccatttttaatttgcaacccttttttaatttgtaccaattttcctttcaattttaatttgtacccatatattaatttctttttgtgcccatattttttaaagttttatttgtattgtacccatatttttttatttatttgtacccatttttatttttgctaaatgtacccattttgaagaatgtacccatgttttgatacaataattttttggttattttttatgaatgtatcaatgtttacacacacacacacaatagtatatttatattttaatatttgtaatcccacaaattatgttttttatttaaaatctcattactataaacaactataaattttaatttttaatttaaaaaatatagtaacgtacatagaaataaattatcaattaattttagggacttggatcaaaaattgaaaaccaacaaagtttcagtcaaagattattcataactagggaccgcatccaaagtctcccaaaaaaaaatctttgtGAAGATTTTGTTGTTTATAACGTGGATGATGATGACGACAGTGAAAATGTTGATGCAGTTATGGCAATTGGAGACGCTTCTACTACAAAAAGATACGTACTTCAACTACAGCCAAGCACTAAGCTACACGAGCCAAGCCCTAAGCCAGAACCTCCAAGGGCTGAGAAGGAGGAGTCCAATACGCAAAATGAGCACCAACTTAATCTATTATTTGCAGGAAAATTGGAGGAGAGTCTGGGTTTTGACATTGTGGTTTTGCATTATGATTGCGCTCTTCACATGGAAATTCATACAGTACAAGCAAAAAAGTGCTTTTCAGATAATGGGTTATTGCCTTCTCACGGCCAAAGGTGCTGGCGAGACCTTGAAATTCAACATGGCTCTTGTGCTGTTGCCTGTATGTAGAAACACCATCACTCGGCTCAGGTCCACCAGGCTTGGCTTCTTTGTACCTTTTGACGACAACATCAACTTCCACAAGGTACACACGTGCATGACAATCTCACTCTTTATCTTTCCTGATTTCATACCTTGGTCCCACTTATCTTCGGACCCATTTACATTTAGAAAATATCGCAtatttgttaatattttttaGTATGATTGGACGTAAGTTTAGAATTTTTGTAAGCCGTGACTTACTCAATGATAGTTAGAAGTAGGAATGGTAACCGTTCGGTTTGGaaacaaaaatattatatttatttttataaccatgaaaattaatcatattcataaCCGCAAATTAACTATCGGGTATTCTCCATAAGCATACCTACCGGATAACGGATTCCTCATCGGTTAACGGTTATATCCATCTTTGTCAATACAAAAAATACATTCATTCAATTGACGCAtgataatttagtaaatattaatttcgtcattactatttaatgtataaaatgatttaaTGAATGGATCTTGTGAAGcataaaaattaaagttaaacatTGATAATGTTGGCTGATCTTTGATATCTCTCATAAGTACCATTAAAATTCTCATAAATTTTTATTCATATCAAAACTTATGGAACTTTCCCACAAAATGCAACTCACATAATGCAATTTTTGTATTTACACTCAAAGTAAGGGATTTGGCGAATAATGaatatacatgtgtgtgtgtgtgtgtattttaaTACTTTAGTATTAtgaataattatattatatattattcggTTCAGATTTGGAAACGGATATAGATTGGGGATTcctataaccatatccaaaacgacaaccaaattttcatacccaaatccaatccattcgGGCGGTTATCGGGTTTTACGGTTAGAATTGTCATCCTTAGTTAGAACAAGTTAAAATGTCTCTGTGAGTCTTCCCAATCCTAAAATGAAGGACTGTTGTGACGAAGCCACCAGTTGTTCCCCTTTTTTATAACAAAATGTTTTTTGTAAGGCAATTACATGATTGATTTCACATGAACAGCGTCTCTATATAACTTCGTACGTGCAACTAAAGGTAAAATTGATAACATTTAGGGCCGATGCAAGTTTTAGGGTTAGTCTGGAATTgttgtgttaaaaaaaaaaaagtacttcTGCTGCTGTgttatgagaataaatagttgtaaaataaagttgttatgtatttgataaacttttttttttgtaagaatgcttttaataaaaaagaaaaaaaaagaaagcatttgggtgtttgaaattttttttataaaattgctGTGTATAtgttaaatgaataaaaaataatatgataTTTAATGTGATAGAATAATTTTTAAAGAGAATAATGCAGGGGTAAAGATTGTAATTTTGTTACATATGCAAGGGTATACTtgtaatttgaaaatttcattgaATGGATGTTATtcactatgctttgaaaaaaaaaaaactttttttagaAGGATGGTAGACCatacttctatttttttttgctttctacTATCATTGATAGTAATTCTTtagaataaaaatattatttttttgttttaccaaacaTATTTGATTttctagattttttttaataagctgttttttttttaaaagcaacaCAATCTCAAACCATTGGAAAGCACCAGCTTCATCCAGAGactatggatttggatcctcttcggatacCCCCATTGGGGATCAATGCATAATGACCATTCATCAAAGATCGTGCGGTCACAATTAAATGCTTTTAACGTAAAACGAGGctgttttacttttaaaaatataaaaaaaacatttaattgtGGTCGTACGATCTTTGATGAACAGTCCTTGTGCATTGATCCCTGGTCTGGAGATGATCCAAATCCAGAGACTATAGGGAGCAAATGTTGGTGAAATAAATACCATTTTACAACTTCTTTTAGGAGTATTTTGATCTAGGTGCTTGAGTTTTAAATTTGTTAGACTAAACATTCCTAACTTTTAGACTTTTTATTAAGCTACTCTCTACAATTTTTGTGCACAGTTTTTAAATTGTCCTCtttctaaaattcaaaaataataaccaaacCTCCTAAATCTAGCCTTTTTATaccaaaattattattattattattattattattattaatccaaaacaaaaatagatATTATTAAGCTATCCATTAATGACGTGtaccaaatattaaaattaaacttaccaaaaactaaaatcaaacgtatcaaaaattaaaactaaatgtACCGAACACTAAAATTAAACGTACCAATCAACGATATGTATAAAAATGAATGTaccaagaattaaaaaaaaaataccaatccATAATACGATAAAATCAAcgtataaaaacaaaaaataaatgtacCAGACTACCAGTAATGTATACAAAATAATTCCCTCAATAAAATGTAtacataataattttaaaaaaaatataaacatccGCCATTTTTCTCATCTtgttatgttttaattttaggagaaaaatatattttgttagaaaaaaaataacaaaaagagaTAATTTGATAAGTATTTTGAATGAAAAACCGTGATTATCTCTAAAAAAGGAGTTCACAActtttaaaatacttaaaaaaattagcaaaaaattataataataatttttaccTTGGTAAGTAGagaaatgttgatgtggcttaattTACCTAAGCGCCTTAGTCAAAATCTTAAAAGGCACAAatgtttttgataaaaaaaactttACATTTAAAGCGTTTAAATCTAATTAAGCCTTTTTTATgggaactttaataaaaaaggtcttctccaattttttattaattaaaaactatttaataattttatttaatgaaaattatttaaattttaatgaaaagacttGAAAAAAGACCAATgtttaatataataaatacaAAAGTAATTAAAAACTGATGAGCAGGATTCCGCATGtccatcacacacacacacactctctcttctcccttactatttcttaaactgaacactgactatttctaaaactgaatACAGGTattacactatttcttaaactaaaaactgattatttttaaaaactgaaatgggtactatcattatttcttaaattgaacattAGTGCTATCACtttttcttaaactaaacactgacaaCTTCTTAAATTgattatttctgaaactaaacatgagaacattatttcttaaattgtaattttttacaCTAAACACGGGTTGGCGTGCACCTTGCACACGCtttgggttgggttttttttctttcttttgtttttatcattaaataaagtttttagataattttttattaaaatttaaagtttttaaacttatttcattagttttttttatttgttaggacaaaagaaaagagaaaagcatgTATAGTGGGAACCAGAAACGCATTGACTTATTCTTGTTCACATGAATTCCAAGGATGTTGCATATGCGTGTGTTGGCACACGATTCTAAAGTTCGCCCTAGACAAGGAAGTAAAACACTACTCTTCTTTTTATTAGGGGAAAATACATAAGATGTGATTGTTGAGTTACATTAACTTGGTGACTCGATTTATATTCatctcaattttgttttactCACACAGTTGTTTAATCATATGTGTTATAAGTATTATTAATACAGCCGGTTGTGCAAATATCATCACTTGTTCAGGATCCGAAATGATCACCTAATCTATCTATTGGTGATAATGTAACCTTCCTACGAGGTGCCAAAACTATTATAGTAGAagtattaaattaatttttagaagtaataaatttttttttttttaatttttttgtatgtCAATATAGTTcaagtttagggtttaggagagGGAAACTCACTGGAATATATTCTGGTTTAGGTAATTGTGGATGATTTCCTCTGCAGTTTGGTTCTCTACAATATAATCGTAAATGCAATAATGTGCCTTATTGTGATAgatatttttttatgtataaaGCATTGGCTAATAGTCTTGGAGTAGCATAACATGACACAACAAAGTGAGACTGTTTAACAGCGAGAATGAAAGTGTCCTTGGTTTGTGGAGGTCCTGAATTTTTTGATTAATCTTGTTACCTAAATCCCTGACTAATTAAACTCAATTCGTGATATGAGATGGGTGATAATATGTGACATCCGTCTGAAATGTGCTTTCCTTTGATAACCTTTGCAGACAATTGCTGCGGCCATTGTAGTTGGTGTCATTCTCCATGCTGGGAACCATCTCGCTTGTGATTTTCCGAGGCTTATAAAGGTTTCCGAATCAGTCTACAAGAAGTATTTGCTTCACGACTTTGGAAAGAATAAACCCAGCTATCTAGATTTGATTAAAGGGCCAGAGGGGCTGACTGGAATTATAATGTTGATATGCATGATTATTGCTTTCACGCTCGCTACACGGTGGTTCAGGCGTAACCTCGTTAAGCTTCCCAAGCCCTTCAATAGGCTCACTGGCTTCAATGCCTTCTGGTACTCACATCACTTGTTTGTTATTGTCTATGTCTTGCTCATTATCCATGGCGTTTTCCTCTATCTCGTGCACACGTGGTACCTAAAGACGGTAATCATTTGATATCCTTCAATTGATTAGAAATATATCTTCAATTAAGTAGGGTTGCTAATAATGTCTAAGTTTCTTAATAACGAATGTTATATTCATGTTTTTCAGACTTGGATGTATCTTTCTGTTCCTGTTTTACTATATGCTGGAGAAAGAATCTTGAGAATCTTCCGGTCTGGCTTCTATACCGTCCGTCTTCTGAAGGTGATCATATAAAGGGCATTAATACGCAACTTCTGTTGTTAGAAAACTAGAATTAATATAACGCTAGCTTCTTCTTTGATAGTAAATTGCAACCTAATGACTTATTTGATTAGACATTAATCCTGAACGTGTAGGTTGCTATTTATCCTGGAAACGTTCTCACATTGCAAATGTCGAAGCCACAACAGTTTAAGTACAAGAGTGGACAGTACATGTTTGTACAGTGCCCAGCAGTTTCTCCGTTTGAGTGGTAAGTCACCATGGTGATTCCCATTTATGAAAAATGCTCAATTTTAGTCCCCTGCCTATAATTATTGTATGGATTTTGTTTCTGATTTGCTCATTCTGAGTGTGAATTTGTTAAAATATGTATGTCAGGCATCCATTTTCGATTACCTCAGCTCCAGGCGATGACTACCTTAGTGTTCACATTCGTCAGCTTGGTGACTGGACGCAAGAGCTTAAGAGGGTTTTCTCAGAAGCTTGTGAGCCTTCCTTAGCTGGGAAGAGTGGTCTTCTGAGGGCTGATGAGACAACCAAGACAAGGTGCATATCATGATATTATTAGTATTTTGTTCtcaattttagtatgatatctAAACACAGTTTTCTGGGCACCAGTTTGCCCAAGCTTTTAATAGATGGGCCTTATGGTGCCCCTGCCCAAGACTACCGGAAATATGATGTCCTGCTGCTTGTTGGTCTTGGAATCGGTGCAACGCCATTCATCAGTATTTTAAAAGATTTGCTCAACAATATTGTCAAGATGGAAGAGCAGGCAGTAAGTACATGTATAACCTGTGCACCCATTCTGCTTATTGTGACTGCTATTTCACTATCCCAACGTTATCATCTAAATCTGTGTTTCTTGATCACCAAGTCCTTTGCATCAATGAGAACTCACAAATTTGCTTTCTTTTCTTCAGGATTCTGTTTCAGATTTCAATAGAACATCAGACCTAAGTTTTGGGAGTATAGATTCTCCCAATCCCAACAAGGTTTATCCAAAACGAAAAAAGCCTCTGAAGACCACTAATGCCTACTTTTATTGGGTAACAAGGGAGCAAGGCTCATTTGATTGGTTCAAAGGAGTGATGAATGAAGTTGCAGAGCTTGATCAAAGGGTAATTAGACATGTTTCGTGGAATTGCTTAGGTATATAGAAAGATGACCATAATTAAGTTACTTACAACATtgccataattttttatttacttttaggGTGTCATTGAGATGCACAACTACTTGACTAGTGTGTACGAGGAAGGTGATGCTCGATCAACACTCATCACCATGGTTCAAGCTCTCAACCATGCAAAGAATGGGGTGGACATTGTGTCTGGCACAAGGGTAAGATATTTGATCTCTTTTATTCTATAGCACCTCAAGCATGCTGGCCTTTCAAGCATTGCTCTTTCCACCACAGATTTTTGTGGCATCGAAGCTGCAACCAATGCTTTAAtttgtcattttctttttcttcccatGACATAAACTTGGGAACTTTTGCTTTACATATGATTCACTTGGGATGTTGTTAAGTCACCAAAACTGAGTGGATAAATGGTCCATTGTGGCTCTGTTTTCGTTTCATAAATAAGATACTAGCTAGTTATATCCGTGGCACCCCATCATTAGTCCTTTTTGGGTATAGCGTCGAGGTGGCGAGCACTTCCCTCGGTCATCGTCGTGACTTTAACCGTACTTATTATTCTTCATTCTTATATAATTAGGTGCGGACCCATTTTGCAAGGCCTAATTGGAAGAAAGTTTTCTCAAAAACTTCCTCCAAACACTGTAATGCAAGGATAGGTAAGTCAATATTCTTAACCCTATAAAACATAAGCAGAATTTGCTTGCTTCCTCCTAATTCTTTTACTAATTAACTGTGTTCAAATATTGGATTAGGGGTATTCTATTGTGGAGCACCAGTTTTGGCAAAAGAACTCAGCCAGCTCTGCTATGACTTCAATCAAACAGGTTCAACCAAGTTCGAATTCCACAAGGAACACTTTTAGAACACTCTGGGGAAATACTTATATATAACTACCATGCCTTTTAGCTTCTCCATTCAAATCCATATCCCTTCCTAATACCTTCCTTAATCTTAAATCGATATaaataagaaaatgaattttGTACAGTCTTGGgtagaaaaaagaaataaaaagaaatttaaagtgcatacatatatacttaTACAAATAATCTCTACCTAGTATTTAGCCatataaattaatgtaaagaacCACAACCAGAAAAAAATGTTCTGGTTAGTGAGAGGACTATGAAAATTTTGATTGCTGCTTTCAGCCTGCTTTTGTACACATGTAAAGATATGATAGGTGGTAAGATGTACAAGGTGATCTAAAATGCCATTGTTGGGGACCTAGTAAAGCTAGAGTGCGA includes the following:
- the LOC126599723 gene encoding respiratory burst oxidase homolog protein A-like isoform X2; this translates as MRAHPRHERRWASDSVPERSMVSAGSSSPAMTDDSNSRDQEFVEVTLDLQDDNTIVLRSVEPTTVIHIDDLAGAGNETPTSASASWSPSPIRRSSSNNRIRQFSQELKAEAVAKAKQFSQELKAELRRFSWSQSHSSRVLSASTSQNASAGGGGGGAFDLALAARALRRQRAQLDRTRSGAEKALRGLRFIGNYKSTKTNGVDAWNEVETNFNKLAKDGHLFRADFPQCIGMRDSKEFALELFDALGRRRRMQVEKISKDELYEFWSQISDQSFDSRLQIFFDMVDKNDDGRITEEEVKEIIMLSASANKLSRLKEQAEEYAALIMEELDPESLGYIELWQLETLLLQKDTYFNYSQALSYTSQALSQNLQGLRRRSPIRKMSTNLIYYLQENWRRVWVLTLWFCIMIALFTWKFIQYKQKSAFQIMGYCLLTAKGAGETLKFNMALVLLPVCRNTITRLRSTRLGFFVPFDDNINFHKTIAAAIVVGVILHAGNHLACDFPRLIKVSESVYKKYLLHDFGKNKPSYLDLIKGPEGLTGIIMLICMIIAFTLATRWFRRNLVKLPKPFNRLTGFNAFWYSHHLFVIVYVLLIIHGVFLYLVHTWYLKTTWMYLSVPVLLYAGERILRIFRSGFYTVRLLKVAIYPGNVLTLQMSKPQQFKYKSGQYMFVQCPAVSPFEWHPFSITSAPGDDYLSVHIRQLGDWTQELKRVFSEACEPSLAGKSGLLRADETTKTSLPKLLIDGPYGAPAQDYRKYDVLLLVGLGIGATPFISILKDLLNNIVKMEEQAVST
- the LOC126599723 gene encoding respiratory burst oxidase homolog protein A-like isoform X1; the encoded protein is MRAHPRHERRWASDSVPERSMVSAGSSSPAMTDDSNSRDQEFVEVTLDLQDDNTIVLRSVEPTTVIHIDDLAGAGNETPTSASASWSPSPIRRSSSNNRIRQFSQELKAEAVAKAKQFSQELKAELRRFSWSQSHSSRVLSASTSQNASAGGGGGGAFDLALAARALRRQRAQLDRTRSGAEKALRGLRFIGNYKSTKTNGVDAWNEVETNFNKLAKDGHLFRADFPQCIGMRDSKEFALELFDALGRRRRMQVEKISKDELYEFWSQISDQSFDSRLQIFFDMVDKNDDGRITEEEVKEIIMLSASANKLSRLKEQAEEYAALIMEELDPESLGYIELWQLETLLLQKDTYFNYSQALSYTSQALSQNLQGLRRRSPIRKMSTNLIYYLQENWRRVWVLTLWFCIMIALFTWKFIQYKQKSAFQIMGYCLLTAKGAGETLKFNMALVLLPVCRNTITRLRSTRLGFFVPFDDNINFHKTIAAAIVVGVILHAGNHLACDFPRLIKVSESVYKKYLLHDFGKNKPSYLDLIKGPEGLTGIIMLICMIIAFTLATRWFRRNLVKLPKPFNRLTGFNAFWYSHHLFVIVYVLLIIHGVFLYLVHTWYLKTTWMYLSVPVLLYAGERILRIFRSGFYTVRLLKVAIYPGNVLTLQMSKPQQFKYKSGQYMFVQCPAVSPFEWHPFSITSAPGDDYLSVHIRQLGDWTQELKRVFSEACEPSLAGKSGLLRADETTKTSLPKLLIDGPYGAPAQDYRKYDVLLLVGLGIGATPFISILKDLLNNIVKMEEQADSVSDFNRTSDLSFGSIDSPNPNKVYPKRKKPLKTTNAYFYWVTREQGSFDWFKGVMNEVAELDQRGVIEMHNYLTSVYEEGDARSTLITMVQALNHAKNGVDIVSGTRVRTHFARPNWKKVFSKTSSKHCNARIGVFYCGAPVLAKELSQLCYDFNQTGSTKFEFHKEHF